One genomic segment of [Limnothrix rosea] IAM M-220 includes these proteins:
- a CDS encoding DUF2231 domain-containing protein yields the protein MFDNLLPPLNEHNLPYPDTIHPIVVHFVIAMVLFAFFCDVVGYFTGNKKLYEVSWWNMCVATVSIFIAILFGQIEAGLAIAYDAVAPILNIHTIIGWSLSGIIAAITGWRYVIRSKTPDSLPSAYLGISLLLVCLVFYQVILGDNLVWVYGLHTTEVVQAAKDGLL from the coding sequence ATGTTTGACAATCTACTGCCCCCTTTAAATGAGCATAATTTACCCTATCCCGACACCATTCATCCGATTGTGGTGCATTTTGTGATTGCGATGGTTTTATTCGCATTTTTTTGTGATGTGGTTGGTTATTTCACTGGTAACAAAAAGCTATACGAAGTGAGCTGGTGGAATATGTGTGTGGCGACGGTTTCGATCTTCATTGCTATTCTCTTCGGGCAAATTGAAGCGGGTTTGGCGATCGCCTACGATGCAGTTGCACCAATTTTAAATATCCACACTATTATTGGCTGGTCGCTATCGGGAATTATCGCAGCGATTACCGGGTGGCGATACGTGATTCGCTCCAAAACGCCGGACTCTTTACCCTCAGCATATCTCGGTATCAGCTTATTGCTCGTTTGCCTTGTCTTTTATCAAGTTATTCTTGGTGACAATTTAGTGTGGGTTTACGGCTTGCACACCACAGAAGTTGTCCAAGCAGCCAAAGATGGGCTGCTGTGA
- a CDS encoding DUF2231 domain-containing protein → MYSDAIQQLNLGANGLPYSLPLHPNLVHLTLGLFIIGIAFDIVGVFYTFERPIFKYLAIPATRSNFFDVGWYNMVAAAIITFPTVAAGFYEILLVDSPPEIKSAWNLSAIDTMLWHGVGGVLLLTLIVAMTVWRGFQRYVWRNDMSRQVQWWYLLAGLVIIFMMYVHGTLGAHLAGEFGVHNTAGHLLRLGEDPNVVLR, encoded by the coding sequence ATGTATTCTGACGCTATTCAACAATTAAACCTTGGAGCAAACGGTCTGCCCTACAGTTTGCCGCTCCATCCTAATCTGGTGCATCTCACCCTCGGACTGTTTATTATCGGCATTGCCTTTGATATTGTCGGTGTTTTTTATACCTTTGAACGACCTATTTTTAAGTACCTTGCGATCCCGGCAACTCGGTCAAATTTCTTTGATGTGGGTTGGTACAACATGGTGGCGGCTGCCATTATCACCTTTCCGACAGTAGCCGCTGGCTTCTATGAAATTTTGTTGGTCGATTCACCGCCGGAGATTAAAAGTGCTTGGAATCTTAGTGCGATTGACACAATGCTTTGGCATGGTGTGGGGGGGGTGTTGCTATTAACTCTAATCGTTGCCATGACGGTTTGGCGAGGCTTTCAGCGGTATGTGTGGCGTAATGACATGAGTCGTCAGGTGCAATGGTGGTATTTACTAGCGGGTCTGGTGATTATATTTATGATGTATGTCCACGGAACCTTAGGGGCACATCTTGCTGGTGAGTTTGGCGTTCACAATACGGCGGGTCATTTGCTGCGTCTTGGTGAAGATCCCAATGTGGTGTTGCGCTAG